The genomic segment GAGTCGCGGCAGTGGTCACTGGCGTTGAACACCGAAACCCAGCGGGCCCGGGTCGAGGCGACCGGCCGGCTGCGCGGCTACCTGACCGCCCTGCAGGAGGACTTCCTGGGCCGGATCGACAACGGCCGCGGCGACGAGCTCAAGGCGCTGCCGCAGGAGCTCGACCGGGGCCTGCAGGCGCTGTCCGTACGGCTCTCCCAGGACCTGGAGTTCCGGTTCCGCAAGGTGGGCGAACGTACCCTGGCGCAGGTGTTCCCGCCGCATGAGCTGCAGTTCGTGCTCGGCCGGCTCAACGCCACCCTGCGGCACGCGCTGACCAGCCGACCCCGCCGCGAGGGCGGCGGACCCGACAGCATGATGATCGCCGTCTCCGCCGGCGGGGTGGCGTTCATGGCCGGCCGGGGCGCGATGGCCGGCGCGTCCGCGCTGGGCGCCGGCGCGCTGATCGGCGGTGGACTGCTGATCCCGTTCGCCGGGCTCGGCCTGGGCCTGGCCGCCGGCGGTTTCATCCTGCACCGCCGCCGGGTGCAGACCGACCGGCAGCAGGCCCGGGTCTGGCTGCGGGAGGTGCTCGGTGAGGCACGCGCCACCCTCGGCGACGAGATCACCCACCGCTTCACCGACCTGCAGTACGCCCTGACCCTGGCGCTTGACGACGCGATCGAGCGGCGGCTGCGGCAACTCGACGAACACCTCGCCGAGATCGACAAGGCGGTCGCCGAGGACAAGGCCAGCCGGGCCCGGCGGCGCGCCGCGCTGCAGGCGGAGCGGGAGACCCTGCGGGGCAGGATCAAACAGGTCGACGAGGTTCTCATCCGGGCCCGGGTGCTCTCCCCCGCGCCGGCCGGGACCGGGCAGGAGGGAACCGGGTGACCGACCACTGGGACGACTGGCCGGGCGACGACGCCGAGTACGACGACCGGGACACCGCCGACCTGTCGGGGCCGGCGGACCCCGCCGACCCCGGGTACGGCGACTACCCGGTCGAGGACTTCGCGGACCTCGGCCCCGCTGACGACGCCGGACCCGACGACGACGCCGGGTCCGACGGCCCGTTCGGGTACGGCGGATTCGCCGATGGCCCCGACGAACCATTCGCCGACCAGCCGGCCGCAGCCTTCCCCGGTCCCGCGGACGGATCGGAGCCCCCGGACGGGGCGGAGTCCGCCGACGCGGCAGCGGCCGGCTCCACCGAGGCGCCGGTCGGCGCGGACCCGGATCTCGCCCCGTACGCCGACGCGGACACCTGGCCCCAGCCGGGATTCCCGGACCCGCTGGACATCGGCCCGCTACCGGAGCCGGTCGACGGTTTCCCCTGGACCGACCCCGCCACCCTCGGCGAAGCCGGCTACGCCGAGCCGCCCGCGGCACCGGCCGGTGCGCCCCCGCCGGCCGACCTCGCCGAGTACGCCAGCGAAGAGCTACCCCCGGACGTCGACCCATGGCAGGCACTCGCCGCCTCCGACGACCCGGCCACCAGCACCCTGGCCCGGTTCTGGGATCCCCGGCGGCAGCCCTGACCCCGGGACGGTGCCAGCGCCCAAACCGCTGACCGGCACGGTGATCGCCCCGCTCAGCGCAGCGCCACGACGAGCAGCACCACCAGCGCGATCACCACCATGGCACCGAGCGCGGCCGTCCAGGCGGCCAGCGGCTCCTCGTACCACGATCGGGTCGGCGCCGGTGGTCGGGCCGCCACCGGCGCGGCGATCACCGGCGGCCGCGGCGGTGGGGTCGGCGGCGGCGCGAACGCCGGGGAGACCGGCGCCCCGCTGGTCGGCAGCGCCGTCACCACCGGCGAGGCGGCCGCGACCCGGGCGCGGGCCGTCGGATGCGCCCCCGTCACCGGCCTGGGCACCCCCGAATGCCCGCCGTGCGGCACCCCGGTCGGCGCGCCCAGGCACAACGCGCCCTCGGCCACCACCGTCTCCGGCTGCTCCAGGGTGGTCGGCGCCACCCCGAGCCCGGTGTGGATCAGATGCGCCGCCAGCGGAATCCGGCTGGACCCGCCGACCAGGAAGATGCCGACCAGGTCGGCCGGCGCCAGCCGGGCCGCGGCCACCGCCCGGGCCAGGCAGTCCACGGTACGGGCCAGCAGCGGCCGGATCAGCGTCTCCAACTCGTCCCGGGTGACGTGCGCGGAGATGTCCAACGCCGGCAGGTGCACGTCGGCGCGGGTGGTGCGCGACAGCATCTCCTTCGCGCCGCGTACGTCGTCGTAGAGCAGCGCCCGCTGCCGGCGCTGCCCCGGGTCGGCCGGTGCGACCAGGCTGTTCCACATCTGGGTACGGGACTCCGAATAGCCGCGCCCCAGATGTTCGACGAGCGCCTGGTCGAAGTCGAGCCCACCCACCTCGGCCAGCCCCTGCTCGGCCAGCACGTCGAACCCGGTGGGGGTGCGCCGCACCACCGACGCGTCGAAGGTGCCCGCGCCCAGGTCGTAGACGGCGAGCGCGCGTCCGGGCGGCACCGCCGAACCGAGCACCGCCGTGTAGTAGGAGGCCGCCGCGACCGGCTCGGCGACCAGCCGGGGCACCGGCAGGCCGGCCGCCCGCGCCGCCGTCACCAGCACCTGGCGGCGCTGCTCACCCCATCGCGCCGGGTGGGTCAGGCGCAGCTCGTCGACCCCGCCGAGCTGCCGGTACGCCTCGGCGCCGACCTGCCGCAGCACCGCCGCCACCAACTCCGGCACCGGCAGTTCCCGATCACCGAGCAGCACCGTGCCGTCGTCGACGCGCCGCTTCGGGTTGGGCTCGAACCGGGCCGGGTCCAGCCGGGCCGACCGTTCCGCGTCCCGGCCGACCAGCAGCCGCCCCTGCTGGTCGAGGTAGACCGCCGACGGCAGCAGCGGGGCGCCGTCGAACAGCAACGGGCGGGCGCGGCCGTCCGCGCCGCGGACCATCGCCACCGTGTTGGAGGTGCCGAAGTCGACGGCGAGCACACGCATGGCGACACCCTACTGGGCCGGCCCGGCATCGACCCGGGTGCCGGCGCCGTCCGCCTGCCGGTCACCCGCGCGACACCGGCGCCGGGCATACTGCCCAGCGTGACGCGCCCGACCAGCTACCTCGACGCCGCCACCCCGCTGGCCTTCGCGCACCGCGGCGGGGCCGCGCACGGCGACGAGAACACCGGGGCGGCGTTCGCGCGGGCGATCGCGCTCGGTTACCGGTACGTCGAAACCGACGTGCACGCCACCCGCGACGGTGTCCCGGTGGTCTTCCACGACGCGACGCTGCGGCGGCTCACCGGCGAACCGGGGCGGCTGGCCGACCTGACCTGGGCCGACCTGGCCACGGTACGGGTCGGCGGGGCGGCCGCCGTGCCGCGCCTGGACGAGGTGCTCGGCGGCTGGCCGCAGGTGCGGTTCAACATCGACGTCAAGGCCGACGGCGGGGCCGAACCGACGGTCCGCACCCTCGAGCGCACCGGCGCGGCCGACCGGGTCCTGCTGGCCTCGTTCAGCGACGCCCGGCTGGCCCGGTTGCGGGCCCTGGCCGGTCCGAAGGTGGCCACCTCACTCGGCATGCGCGGGGTGGCCCGGCTGCGGATCGGGTCGCTTGCCGGCCGGCCGCTGCGGCTGCCGCCGTCGGTGGTGGCCGCCCAGGTGCCCGTCCGGTACGGGCGGCTGCCGGTGGTGGACCGGCGGCTCGTCGCCTACGCGCACCGGCTCGGGCTGCAGGTGCATGTCTGGACGATCGACGAACCCACCGAGATGCACGAGTTACTGGAGCTGGGTGTGGATGGCATCATGACCGATCACGTCGACGTGCTGCGCGACGTGTACGCCAGCCGCGGCCACTGGCCACCCGACCCCGTCGGGTAGCCCGGGCCGCCGACGCTCCACCCGTCCCGCCGTTCCGCACCGCACCCGCGCCGCCCCGCCTGCCCGAAGGACGCCACCGATGGCCGACCGTGACGTACCGCCCGCCGACCGCGCCGGACCCGGCGGCGACACCCCCGCCGACGGTGGTGGGCAGCCGTTGAGCACCCGCCGGGAACGCACCGGCTGGTACTTCTACGACTGGGCCAACTCGGCGTTCTCGACCACCGTGGTGACGGTCTTCCTCGGGCCGTACCTGACCGTCATCGCCAAGGCCGGCGCCGGCTGCGACTCCGACGATCCGTGCCGGGGCCGCACCATCGACCTGCTCGGCTTCGACATCGCACCCGGCTCGCTGTTTCCGTACATGGTGTCGCTGTCGGTGTTCCTGACCGTGTTCGTGCTGCCGGTGGTGGGGGCGATCGCCGACCGGTCGCCGTACAAGAAGGAACTGCTGGCGGTCTTCGCGTACCTGGGGTCGGCGGCCACCGTCGCGATGGTGTTCCTGACCGGGGACCGGTACCTGCTCGGCGCCGGGCTGTTCCTGCTGGCCAACATCGCCTTCGGGGCCAGCATCGTCGTCTACTACTCGTTCCTGCCGCAGCTGGCCGGCCCGGACGAACGCGACGGGGTGTCCAGCGTCGGCTGGGCGATCGGCTACCTCGGCGGCGGCACGCTGCTGGCGCTCAACGTGGTGGCGGTGCTGTTCAAGGACTCCCTCGGGCTGGACACCGGGCAGGTGGCCCGCTACAGCATCGTGTCGGCCGGCCTCTGGTGGGCGGCGTTCACCACCATCCCGCTGCTGCGGCTGCGCAACCGGCCACCCGCCGCCGGGGCGGCGCAGGGCTCCCCGCTGATCGACGGGTTCCGGCAGTTGTGGCACACCCTGCGCAGCCTCAAGGCGTACCCGTTGACGTTGTTCTTCCTGATCGCCTACCTGGTCTACAACGACGGCATCCAGACGGTGATCGCGCTGGCCGCCGTCTACGGCACCGAGGAGCTGCAGCTCTCCGACGACGTGCTGGTGCCGACCATCCTGATGGTGCAGTTCCTGGCGTTCTTCGGCGCGCTGGGCATGGGGTGGCTGGCGAAGCGGATCGGCGCCTGGAAGACCGTGCTGATCAGCCTGGTGCTCTGGACGGTGGTGCTGGTGATCGCCTACCAGCTGCCGGCCGGTCAGGCGCTGCCGTTCATCGCGCTCGGCGGCGGGATCGGCCTGGTGCTCGGCGGCAGCCAGGCGTTGAGCCGGTCGCTGTTCAGCCAGCTGATCCCCAAGGGCAAGGAGGGCGAGTACTTCGGCCTCTACGAGATCTCCGACAAGGGCACGAGCTGGCTGGGTCCGCTGCTGTTCGGCGTCGCCTACGGGGCCACCGAGAGCTACCGGGTGGCGATCATCTCGCTGCTGGCGTTCTTCGTGATCGGATTCGTGCTGCTGCTGGCGGTGCCGATCCGGCGGGCGATCGTGGCGGCCGGCAACACCCCGCCCCGGCTGCTGTGACGGTGGGCCGCCGACTGGCTGTCGGCGGCCCACCGGTGCCGGTCACACCCGGACGGCGTGCTCCAGCCGGGTGCGGTGGCGGATCATCCAGTCCGCGGCGCGGGCCCGCCAGGCCAGCGACCACAGGGGCGCGGCGTCGGTCGAGTCCGGGGTGATCCCGGCCCGCCGCGCCTCGGCCGCGCAGTCCCGGACCGCGACCTCGATCATCCGGGTGACGAGGCCGTCGCGGGCGGCGGCGGGCAGCCGGTAGCCGTCGAGGAACAGCCCGAGCTGGCGGGCGCGGGCCGCCGGACCGGGCAGGTCGTGCCGGCGCGCGACGTCGTCGTCGTGCAGTTGGGCGTGCCACCAGGCCGCCGCCGCCACCTCGTCGAGGCGGTCGACCGGGCCGGCCAGGGTCCAGTCGATGAACGCGACCGGCAGGCCGTCGCGGGCCACGGTGTGCCACGGGCCGGCGTCGCAGTGCCCGATGACCGGATCCGGCGCGTCGGGGTCGTGCATCCACCACGGCTGCCAGCCGCCGCCCGGCGGCGGCCGGAAGGTGGCGGTGGCGGTGTGCAGGTCGCGCAGCAGTCGACCGGCCTGCCAGACGCCCTGGTCCGACCAGGCGCGCGGGTGGCCGATGTCGCCCTCGATGTGGCTGAGGACCTCGTTGCCGTCGGTGTCGAAGCCGTCGCCGACCACCCGGGGCGCACCGGTGAACCCGACGTCGGCCAGGTGACGCAGCAGGGCGTGGACGGTGCCGGTCCAGGGTCGGGCTGCTCGCCGGACGGTCTGGCCGGTTCGGGTGACGTGGCTGGGTCCGCCCTCGGCCGCGTCGAACGGCTCGAAGGATGATGGGGATGTCACGGAGTCTCCTCGTGTCGGTGCGGTAAGCGGTGACCCGGCGCCGGGGACGCCGAGGTGCGGACCGCCGGGACGGACCCGACGGCCGGTGGTACCGCCACGAGGCGGGCAGCTCAGCCGGTGGGGAGCTCCCGGGTCGTGGCGGCAACGGCGACCTCACCGCGGACCATGCGTGCCATGCCGACCTCCTCGATTCCGGTGGACCGGCCCCGAAGGTATCGGCCGTACCGCTCGGACCTCCACCGAATATCGACGCCGGTGCGCCCCGGTGGGCGGGCTGGGGCACACTGCGGCAGGTCGCGGCGGGCCGGCTGGCGCCGGTGGCCTAGGCTGCCCGACCGTGACGACCGACGACGTCCCCGCCGGATCGCCTCCCCCGCCGGGAGAGGCGTCCGCGCTGGCGACCGCCTGCCTGGCCGCCGGTGACGGCCGGCTGCGGCACGGCGCGATGCTGAAGTTCTTCTGGGGTCCGATGGACTGCGGCAAGTCCACCATGGCCCTGCAGATGAACTACAACCACGCCCGGCAGGGCCGCAACGGGCTGGTGCTGACCCGCATAGACCGGTCCCTGGGCCCGCAGGTGACCACCCGGATCGGCCTGGCCCACGAGGCGATCGAGGTCACCGACGACCTGGACCTGGTGGCGCTGGTACGCGGCCGGTGGGCCGACGGCTTCCGGGTCGACTACCTGATCTGCGACGAGGCCTGCTTCTACGGGGTCGCGCACGTCGAACAGATGGCCGAGCTGGTCGACCGCTACGACGTCGACGTGTTCGCGTTCGGGCTGGCCAGCGACTTCCGGTCCTGCCTGTTCCCGGCCGCGCAGCGGCTGTTCGAACTCGCCGACGAGGTGTGCCGCATCCAGGTCGAGGTGCTGTGCTGGTGCGGCCGCGCCGGGCTGCTCAACGCGCGGGTGGTCGACGGGGTGGTCGCCCGCGAGGGCGCCCGGGTGGTCATCGGCGACACCGCCGACGCGGCGGAGGTGCGCTACCAGGTGCTGTGTCGCCGGCACCACCGCACCGGCGACCTCGGTCCCGGCTGAGCGCCGGCCCCGAACCACCGCCCACACTGGCGGGTGAGCCCGCTGCCGGCCGGTGCCGACGCCGCCGCCCGGGCGCCGCGCCGCGCCGCGCGGACACCCTGGCCGCGACGACGGGGTGACCCGGCCATCAGTACGGGTCCCCGCAGACCCGCCAGTCACCGTCCTCGTCGACCACGGTCAGCGGGTGGGTGCGCACCTTGCCGGACCGCTCGGTCAGCTCGGCGGTGACCGTGCCCCGCGGCCGCCCGTCACGGGTAACCACGCTCACCTCCCGCACGGTGTACCGGCTGATCGCCGGCTGCCCGCCCAGCCACCGCTCGAACTCCAACCGCTGCCAGCGGTCCCGGGTGCCGGCGCAGAGCCGGTCGTACGCGGCGGACGCGTCCCCGACGACCAGGTCGCCGAGGAACGCCTCGGCGACCTGCCGGGCCGGCTCCCGCGCGCCCCGCACCGACTGGTAGTTCCACAGCCCGAGCCCGGTCGCCCCGACCAGGCAGACCAGCACCACCACCGCGGCGCCCAGCAGGACGGCCCGCGCCGTCCGGCGGGGCCGGGTCGGATGCGTGAAGTCGGCCATCTCTCGACGGTAGGGACCGCGCCCCGGTCGGCGCAGCGACACCGGCGAAGCTGGCCACCGCCGCGCCGGGTCGTCTAGCGTCGGCTGGGTCCCACCCCGACCGCGCCGGAGGACCGATGGCCCGCTACGTGCAACAGGTGCCCGCGCCGGCCGACCCGTACACCGGCGACCCGCTGCTGCGCGGCTGGCTGGACCGGCGCCTCGGCCCGGCCGGGCACGCCGCCGCGGCGCACCGGCTGACCGCCCTGGCCGCCGACGTGGCCGGCCCGCTGCGTACCGCCCACGCCCAGGCCGAGGCGAACCCGCCGGTGCTGGTGCGCTACGACCCGTGGGGGGCGCGGATCGACCGGATCGACACCAGCGCCGGCTGGCAGGCCCAACGCGCCGCGGCCGCCCGGCACGCGGTGGTGGCGCTGCCCTACCAGCCGGGTGCCCGCGCCACCTTCGGCCCGGCGGCCCGGGTCGTTCAGCACGCCCTGCTGCACCTGTACGGCCCGGAGTCGGCCACCTTCTCCTGCCCGGTGGCGATGGCCGACGGGGCGGCGGCGCTGCTGAGCCTGCCGGAGGTCGACCCGGCGGCACGGCAGGAGTGGCTGCCCCGGCTGCTGTCGACCGACCCGGCCACCGCGATCACCAGCGGGCAGTGGATGACCGAGTCGCAGGGCGGCTCCGACCTGGCCCGTTCCACCACCGTCGGCCACCCCGCCGCGGACGGGTCGTGGCGGCTCACCGGCGAGAAGTGGTTCTGTTCGGCCGCCGACTCGGCGATGGCGGTCGCGCTGGCCCGGCCGGCGGACGCCGGCGCCGGCAGTCGGGTGTTGGTGCCGTTCCTGGTGCCCCGCTACGCGGACGACTCGCCGCTGGCGCCGGTCGACGCGCCGGCCGGCGCGCCCGCCCCGGGCGTCACCGTGCACCGACTCAAGGACAAGCTCGGCACCTGGGCGCTGCCGACCGCCGAGATCGGCCTGCGGGACGCGTACGCGCTGCCGTTGGGCGACCCGGCTTCTCCCGGCCTGTCCCGGGCGATGACGCTGGTGGTGGTGACCCGGCTGCACAACGCCGCCGCGGCCGCCGCCGGGATGCGCCGGGGCCTGGCGTACGCGCGGGCGTTCGCCGAGGTCCGCCAGGTCGCCGGTGGGCGGCTGGCCGACTCCCCGCTGCACCGGGCCACCCTGGGCGCGCTGGCCGTCGACGCGGCCGGCGCGTTCGTGCTGGCCGGCCACGCGTTCGCGCTGCTGGGCCGGGTCGAGGTGGCCGCCGATCCGGCCGCCGCCGCCGAGCTGCGGATCGTGGCGCCGCTGGCGAAGCTGGCCACCGGCCGGCTGGCGGTCGCCTCGGCCGCCGAGTACGTGGAGTGCTTCGGCGGCGCCGGCTACGTCGAGGACACCGGCGTGCCGCGGCTGCTGCGCGACGCCCAGGTGCTGCCGATCTGGGAGGGCACCACGAACGTGCTCGCCCTGGACGTGCTGCGTTCGGCCGCCCGCGGTGCCGCGGAGCCGCTGCTGACCCGGCTGGAGGAGGCCGCCGACACCGCCGTACGGCTCGACCCTGCGCTGGCGGACGCGCTCGCGGACACGGCCGCCGGGCTGCGGGCCGCGCTCGCTCCGGTCGCCGCCGACCCGGGCGCGGCGGCGGTGGTCGCGGGCGCCCGCGGACTCGCGCTGCGGATGGCGTACGCGTTGGCCACGGCGCTGCTGGCCGAGCTGGCCGCGCAGGCCGCGGACGGGTCCGGCGGGGATCCGGTGGCCGCCGTGGCGGCACCGCTGTGGGCTCGGCGGTGGCTGCGCGGCGACGACATCGCCGCCGCCGCGCACGCGCACGTCGACCTGCTCTGCTGACGCCCCGCAGCGGCCCGGCGCGGTCAGCCGAGGCTGGCGAAGGCCTCCACGTCGCGGGTGCGGCCGGCGACGATGAGGATGTCCCCGGCGTAGAGGGTGGTGCCGGCGGTGGCGTAGGTGAAGTTCTCCCCCGGTCGCTTGATCGACACCACGGTCACCCCGTACCGGGTGCGCAGTTCGGAGTCCGCCAGGGTGCGGTCGGTGGCCTCCGCCGGTGCCCGGGTCTTCACCAGGGCGTAGTCGTCCTCGAACTCGATGAAGTTGAGGATGTGGCCGGTGACCAGGTGCGCGACCCGTTCGCCCATCTCGTGTTCGGGCAGCACCACGTTGTGTGCGCCGACGCGTTCCAGGATGCGGGCGTGCTGGCGGCTGACCGCCTTGGCCCAGATGTTGGCCACTCCGAGGTCTGCCAGCAGCGAGGTGGTGAGGATGCCGGCCTCCAGGTCGGTGCCGATGCCGACCACCGCGTGCGTCAGGTCGGTTATGCCGAGCTGGCGCAGCGCGGTCTCCTCGGTGGTGTTGGCCACGGCCGCGTGGGTGAGCTGGTCGGCGTAGCCCTGCACCACCGCCGGGTTGGCGTCCACCCCGATGACCTCCCACCGCTGGCGCATCAGTTCCAGGGCCAGCGAACCGCCGAACCGGCCGAGGCCGAGTACGGCGATGCGCTTGTCGGTGTCCGGTTTCCTAGCCAACGATGGGTCGCTCCTCGGGTAGTTCGTAGCGGCGGGTCCGCTCCCGCAGGGCCAGCGCCGCGGCGGCGGTGATCGGTCCGATCCGGCCGATGAACATCAGCACGACGAGGATGACATGCCCGGCGGTGCCGAGCTGCGCGGTGATGCCGGTGGACAGGCCGACGGTGGCGAACGCGGAGACCACCTCGAACAGCACCTGATCCAGCCGGAACGGGGTGAGTGCCAGCAGCACCAGGGTGGACACCGCGACGGCGGCGGCGGAGAGCAGGACGATGGTCAGCGCCTGCCGTTGGACACCGGAGGGCAGCCGCCGGCCCAGGGCGTGCACGCTGGGCTCGCCGCGGATCTCGGCCAGGACCACGAAGCCGAGCAGCACGAACGTGGTGACCTTGATGCCGCCGGCGGTGCCGGCGCTGCCGCCGCCGATGAACATCAGCAGGTCGGTCACGAGCAGGCTGACGTCGTTCATGCCGGCCACGTCGATGCTGTTGAAGCCGGCGGTACGGGGCATCACGGCCTGGGTGAATCCGGCCAGCAGCTTCCCGCCCGGGTCCAGCGGGGCGAGGGTGGCCCGGTTGGACCACTCGCTCAGGCTGATCGCCGCCCAGCCGATCACGATCAGCGCGGCCGACGCCCACAGGGTGATCTTGGTGTGGAGGGACCACCGGCGGGGTTCCCGCCACTGCCGGCGCAGCTCGAACAGCACCGGGAAGCCGAGCCCGCCGATGATGACCGCCGCCACGATCGGCAGGCAGACCAGCGGGTCGTCGACGAACCGCACCAGGCTGTCCGGGTACAGGCCGAAGCCCGCGTTGTTGAAGGCCGACACCGCGTGGAACACCCCCAGGTAGCCGGCCCGCTCCCAGGTCTCGCCGTAGCCCCAGGCGAACCGCCAGGTCAGCAGGGCCGTCACCGCCAGTTCGACGAGCACGCTCACCCGCAGGACGCCGAGCACCACCCGTCGTACGTCGCCGACCGCCAGGGTCTTCGTCTCGGCCTGGGTGCCCAGTTGCAGCCGGAATCGCAGCCGGCGGGC from the Solwaraspora sp. WMMD1047 genome contains:
- a CDS encoding thymidine kinase; this translates as MLKFFWGPMDCGKSTMALQMNYNHARQGRNGLVLTRIDRSLGPQVTTRIGLAHEAIEVTDDLDLVALVRGRWADGFRVDYLICDEACFYGVAHVEQMAELVDRYDVDVFAFGLASDFRSCLFPAAQRLFELADEVCRIQVEVLCWCGRAGLLNARVVDGVVAREGARVVIGDTADAAEVRYQVLCRRHHRTGDLGPG
- a CDS encoding TrkA family potassium uptake protein, translated to MARKPDTDKRIAVLGLGRFGGSLALELMRQRWEVIGVDANPAVVQGYADQLTHAAVANTTEETALRQLGITDLTHAVVGIGTDLEAGILTTSLLADLGVANIWAKAVSRQHARILERVGAHNVVLPEHEMGERVAHLVTGHILNFIEFEDDYALVKTRAPAEATDRTLADSELRTRYGVTVVSIKRPGENFTYATAGTTLYAGDILIVAGRTRDVEAFASLG
- a CDS encoding MFS transporter, producing MADRDVPPADRAGPGGDTPADGGGQPLSTRRERTGWYFYDWANSAFSTTVVTVFLGPYLTVIAKAGAGCDSDDPCRGRTIDLLGFDIAPGSLFPYMVSLSVFLTVFVLPVVGAIADRSPYKKELLAVFAYLGSAATVAMVFLTGDRYLLGAGLFLLANIAFGASIVVYYSFLPQLAGPDERDGVSSVGWAIGYLGGGTLLALNVVAVLFKDSLGLDTGQVARYSIVSAGLWWAAFTTIPLLRLRNRPPAAGAAQGSPLIDGFRQLWHTLRSLKAYPLTLFFLIAYLVYNDGIQTVIALAAVYGTEELQLSDDVLVPTILMVQFLAFFGALGMGWLAKRIGAWKTVLISLVLWTVVLVIAYQLPAGQALPFIALGGGIGLVLGGSQALSRSLFSQLIPKGKEGEYFGLYEISDKGTSWLGPLLFGVAYGATESYRVAIISLLAFFVIGFVLLLAVPIRRAIVAAGNTPPRLL
- a CDS encoding potassium transporter TrkG; amino-acid sequence: MDPVWWQLTLGLAAVVAVFAAMAVGVLLLAWTPVSRAGAGPRRRRRPGLPVRRLVRAVRTAVRGPRRVTAAWSSRLSDALRHPARLVVVGFATAVLAGTGLLSLPFATASGTGAGWVVALFTATSAVCVTGLVIEDTGTYWSGFGEVVILGLIQIGGFGIMTLASLLGLLVARRLRFRLQLGTQAETKTLAVGDVRRVVLGVLRVSVLVELAVTALLTWRFAWGYGETWERAGYLGVFHAVSAFNNAGFGLYPDSLVRFVDDPLVCLPIVAAVIIGGLGFPVLFELRRQWREPRRWSLHTKITLWASAALIVIGWAAISLSEWSNRATLAPLDPGGKLLAGFTQAVMPRTAGFNSIDVAGMNDVSLLVTDLLMFIGGGSAGTAGGIKVTTFVLLGFVVLAEIRGEPSVHALGRRLPSGVQRQALTIVLLSAAAVAVSTLVLLALTPFRLDQVLFEVVSAFATVGLSTGITAQLGTAGHVILVVLMFIGRIGPITAAAALALRERTRRYELPEERPIVG
- a CDS encoding glycerophosphodiester phosphodiesterase; amino-acid sequence: MTRPTSYLDAATPLAFAHRGGAAHGDENTGAAFARAIALGYRYVETDVHATRDGVPVVFHDATLRRLTGEPGRLADLTWADLATVRVGGAAAVPRLDEVLGGWPQVRFNIDVKADGGAEPTVRTLERTGAADRVLLASFSDARLARLRALAGPKVATSLGMRGVARLRIGSLAGRPLRLPPSVVAAQVPVRYGRLPVVDRRLVAYAHRLGLQVHVWTIDEPTEMHELLELGVDGIMTDHVDVLRDVYASRGHWPPDPVG
- a CDS encoding Hsp70 family protein is translated as MRVLAVDFGTSNTVAMVRGADGRARPLLFDGAPLLPSAVYLDQQGRLLVGRDAERSARLDPARFEPNPKRRVDDGTVLLGDRELPVPELVAAVLRQVGAEAYRQLGGVDELRLTHPARWGEQRRQVLVTAARAAGLPVPRLVAEPVAAASYYTAVLGSAVPPGRALAVYDLGAGTFDASVVRRTPTGFDVLAEQGLAEVGGLDFDQALVEHLGRGYSESRTQMWNSLVAPADPGQRRQRALLYDDVRGAKEMLSRTTRADVHLPALDISAHVTRDELETLIRPLLARTVDCLARAVAAARLAPADLVGIFLVGGSSRIPLAAHLIHTGLGVAPTTLEQPETVVAEGALCLGAPTGVPHGGHSGVPRPVTGAHPTARARVAAASPVVTALPTSGAPVSPAFAPPPTPPPRPPVIAAPVAARPPAPTRSWYEEPLAAWTAALGAMVVIALVVLLVVALR
- a CDS encoding acyl-CoA dehydrogenase family protein, with the protein product MARYVQQVPAPADPYTGDPLLRGWLDRRLGPAGHAAAAHRLTALAADVAGPLRTAHAQAEANPPVLVRYDPWGARIDRIDTSAGWQAQRAAAARHAVVALPYQPGARATFGPAARVVQHALLHLYGPESATFSCPVAMADGAAALLSLPEVDPAARQEWLPRLLSTDPATAITSGQWMTESQGGSDLARSTTVGHPAADGSWRLTGEKWFCSAADSAMAVALARPADAGAGSRVLVPFLVPRYADDSPLAPVDAPAGAPAPGVTVHRLKDKLGTWALPTAEIGLRDAYALPLGDPASPGLSRAMTLVVVTRLHNAAAAAAGMRRGLAYARAFAEVRQVAGGRLADSPLHRATLGALAVDAAGAFVLAGHAFALLGRVEVAADPAAAAELRIVAPLAKLATGRLAVASAAEYVECFGGAGYVEDTGVPRLLRDAQVLPIWEGTTNVLALDVLRSAARGAAEPLLTRLEEAADTAVRLDPALADALADTAAGLRAALAPVAADPGAAAVVAGARGLALRMAYALATALLAELAAQAADGSGGDPVAAVAAPLWARRWLRGDDIAAAAHAHVDLLC
- a CDS encoding aminoglycoside phosphotransferase family protein, with amino-acid sequence MTSPSSFEPFDAAEGGPSHVTRTGQTVRRAARPWTGTVHALLRHLADVGFTGAPRVVGDGFDTDGNEVLSHIEGDIGHPRAWSDQGVWQAGRLLRDLHTATATFRPPPGGGWQPWWMHDPDAPDPVIGHCDAGPWHTVARDGLPVAFIDWTLAGPVDRLDEVAAAAWWHAQLHDDDVARRHDLPGPAARARQLGLFLDGYRLPAAARDGLVTRMIEVAVRDCAAEARRAGITPDSTDAAPLWSLAWRARAADWMIRHRTRLEHAVRV